The following proteins come from a genomic window of Companilactobacillus pabuli:
- a CDS encoding carbohydrate ABC transporter permease, with amino-acid sequence MKTKGRTIIGIVGLLLGILWLFPFYLIVSNSFKTPKGIFASVLSLPHPSTTDNYVNSFQALHFIASLTNSLIITICSVLVIILASSMAAYALQRNHSKLSSGLLLLFISAMLIPFQSVMIPLTANFGAVHFLNMWGLVIMYLGFDCSLSVFLYQGTLSSIPIAMDESAELEGASRWQIFTKVIFPMLSPITVTVAILNIIAIWNDYLLPSLVLPQAQYTIPLQMFNFFGEYTKQWHLALAGITISIIPVILFYLFAQKWIIKGVTDGAVK; translated from the coding sequence TTGAAAACAAAAGGTAGAACCATTATTGGAATTGTCGGGCTCTTGTTAGGTATCTTATGGTTGTTCCCATTTTATTTGATCGTATCAAATTCATTTAAGACACCAAAAGGTATCTTTGCATCAGTTTTGTCATTACCACATCCAAGTACAACTGATAACTATGTTAATTCGTTTCAAGCGTTGCACTTTATCGCTTCATTGACGAATTCATTGATTATTACAATTTGCAGTGTGTTAGTCATTATTTTAGCTTCATCAATGGCTGCATATGCACTTCAAAGAAATCATAGTAAATTGAGTAGTGGATTGTTGTTACTATTTATTTCCGCTATGTTGATTCCTTTCCAATCCGTTATGATTCCTTTGACAGCTAACTTCGGTGCTGTACATTTTCTAAACATGTGGGGACTTGTCATCATGTATCTAGGTTTTGACTGCAGTTTGTCAGTCTTCTTGTATCAAGGTACATTATCAAGTATTCCTATCGCAATGGATGAATCAGCTGAACTAGAAGGGGCAAGTCGTTGGCAGATCTTTACTAAAGTTATCTTCCCAATGCTCAGTCCTATCACAGTTACCGTAGCAATCTTGAATATCATTGCTATCTGGAACGATTATCTATTGCCATCACTAGTATTGCCACAAGCGCAATACACAATTCCACTTCAAATGTTTAATTTCTTCGGTGAATACACAAAGCAATGGCACTTAGCCTTAGCTGGTATCACTATTTCCATCATTCCGGTTATCCTATTTTATCTATTCGCACAAAAATGGATCATCAAAGGTGTTACCGATGGTGCTGTTAAGTAA
- a CDS encoding carbohydrate ABC transporter permease, whose protein sequence is MKNRSLSFWLFLTPTLIALALVVFIPVIEGLFYSFTDWDGLTFTKMVGFQNYITLFHDKAFINAFWFTVGFVIVTVIMLNVIGLGLALLVTQKFKGNNFLRTVFFMPNMIGGLILGFIWQFIFTQGFQALGNALHMHWLLNWLTNETTGFWGLVIVTVWQMSGYIMIIYIAYLQNIPNEIIEAAKIDGASAWQRFTKITFPMIAPAFTVCMFLTLSNGFKIYDQNLSLTNGGPYNSTQMLAMDIVNTAYNSANFSLSEAKAIVFFVIVAAISLLQVAYNRKREADLH, encoded by the coding sequence ATGAAAAATAGAAGTCTTTCGTTTTGGCTATTTTTAACACCAACCCTCATTGCGTTAGCTTTGGTAGTATTTATTCCGGTAATTGAAGGATTGTTTTACTCATTTACTGATTGGGACGGTTTAACTTTTACCAAGATGGTAGGATTTCAAAATTACATAACATTGTTCCACGATAAGGCGTTTATTAACGCCTTTTGGTTTACAGTGGGGTTTGTAATTGTCACTGTCATTATGCTGAACGTAATAGGCTTGGGCTTAGCATTATTAGTAACACAAAAATTCAAGGGAAATAATTTCTTACGTACCGTTTTCTTTATGCCAAATATGATTGGTGGTTTGATTTTAGGTTTCATCTGGCAATTCATTTTTACTCAAGGTTTTCAAGCTTTAGGTAATGCCTTGCATATGCATTGGCTATTGAATTGGCTAACAAATGAAACAACTGGTTTCTGGGGACTAGTTATTGTTACAGTTTGGCAAATGAGTGGTTATATCATGATCATTTATATTGCTTATCTACAAAATATCCCTAATGAAATCATTGAAGCTGCAAAGATTGACGGAGCTTCAGCATGGCAACGTTTCACAAAAATCACGTTCCCAATGATTGCTCCTGCATTCACAGTTTGCATGTTTTTAACTTTATCAAATGGTTTTAAGATTTATGATCAAAACTTGTCATTGACAAATGGTGGTCCTTACAATTCAACACAAATGTTAGCGATGGATATTGTTAACACCGCTTATAACTCAGCTAACTTCTCCTTGTCAGAAGCAAAAGCTATTGTATTCTTCGTAATTGTTGCTGCTATTTCACTATTGCAAGTTGCTTATAACCGTAAGAGGGAGGCTGATCTCCATTGA
- a CDS encoding ABC transporter substrate-binding protein, with protein sequence MKKNFWKRFGKRIAVVALAASAAFMLAACGNSSSGKDVKITILQGKVENNKQFKQIAKDYEKSHPHVKIEVTSIGGGTQYDPVLKTRISSGNAPTIFSLAGPADVQQFKAHEADLSDTKAAKAAQPGTLSAVKTGGKTVGLPFNVEGYGLVYNKQVFQKAGIDPNSLTTMDKLEAAIKQIDAQKSELGIKGVFATPGKEAWVFSDHLANLYIGQDFNGNALKLYKSKKMPFTKANDMKTMIDLEKTYSIQPIMQLDYSAQVNQYFSQGKVAMIQQGDWIYPTIEGIDKDFAKNDVGMIPIPVPGEEGKMPVGTSLYWAVNSKKSTQEQKAAKDFLDWMYTSKEGKKQVVNKLHFVPAYKGYSNFKMSDPLTSAVFEYSQNHKTTGWAFPGYTGTSWDPDVAQPNLQKYLSGKQSWDKTVQNMKDGWAKQQKSSNN encoded by the coding sequence ATGAAGAAGAACTTCTGGAAACGCTTTGGAAAGCGTATAGCAGTTGTTGCTCTGGCCGCTAGTGCAGCGTTTATGCTGGCAGCTTGTGGTAATTCATCCTCAGGTAAGGATGTTAAGATTACAATTCTTCAAGGAAAGGTTGAGAACAACAAGCAATTCAAACAAATTGCTAAGGATTATGAAAAGTCACATCCACATGTAAAGATTGAAGTTACATCAATCGGTGGTGGTACTCAATATGATCCAGTTCTAAAGACCAGAATTTCATCTGGTAATGCACCAACAATCTTCAGTTTGGCTGGTCCAGCTGATGTGCAACAATTCAAGGCACATGAAGCAGATTTGTCAGACACAAAGGCAGCAAAAGCTGCACAACCTGGTACTTTGAGCGCTGTTAAGACTGGCGGCAAGACCGTTGGACTTCCATTCAACGTTGAAGGTTATGGTTTGGTTTATAACAAGCAAGTCTTCCAAAAGGCTGGCATTGATCCAAACAGTTTGACAACTATGGATAAACTTGAAGCAGCTATCAAACAAATTGATGCGCAAAAGAGTGAATTAGGTATCAAAGGCGTCTTTGCTACACCTGGTAAAGAAGCTTGGGTATTCTCAGATCACTTAGCTAACCTATACATTGGTCAAGACTTCAATGGTAACGCTTTGAAACTTTACAAATCAAAGAAGATGCCATTCACAAAGGCTAATGATATGAAGACTATGATTGATCTTGAAAAGACTTATTCTATCCAACCAATCATGCAACTAGATTACTCAGCACAAGTTAACCAATACTTCTCACAAGGTAAAGTTGCTATGATTCAACAAGGTGACTGGATCTATCCTACAATCGAAGGTATCGATAAAGACTTTGCTAAGAATGACGTTGGTATGATTCCTATTCCTGTACCTGGTGAAGAAGGCAAGATGCCTGTTGGTACTTCACTATACTGGGCAGTTAATAGCAAGAAATCAACACAAGAACAAAAAGCTGCTAAAGACTTCTTAGACTGGATGTACACATCTAAAGAAGGTAAGAAACAAGTTGTAAACAAGTTACACTTCGTACCTGCATACAAAGGTTACAGTAACTTCAAGATGAGCGATCCATTGACATCAGCAGTCTTTGAATACTCACAAAATCACAAGACAACAGGCTGGGCATTCCCAGGATACACTGGTACTTCATGGGATCCAGACGTTGCACAACCAAATCTACAAAAGTACTTATCAGGCAAACAAAGCTGGGATAAGACAGTTCAAAATATGAAAGATGGTTGGGCAAAACAACAAAAATCATCTAATAACTAA
- a CDS encoding alpha-amylase family glycosyl hydrolase, translating into MASQTDVKLRKMQIYCIFVRNHTKKGTLKAIEPDLDRIKSLGTDCIWLMPIFPIGKKDRKGKLGSPYSIKDYRAIDPKLGTWQDFLELVKSIHDRGMKVMLDIVYNHTSRDSVLLQVHPEWFLHDHEGNLYNKNEDWTDVAELDYSHKALWNYQIETLKRYAKIVDGFRCDVAPQVPIEFWKEARKEVAKVNPKTIWLAESTGPDYIKTLNAKGYHVSSDAELYSAFDMTYDYDIDQTFRKYVKGDLPLKKYVEALNTQGVIYPSNYIKMRALENHDQERAHSLFINENDVYNWTAFSEFQKGSTLVYAGQEYGFKHTPSLFDKDKLDWDDKKMNLSSLIFKMHQMSQSDIQVSGTYKITALENDIVEVTYKMGDIIRIGIFTLKGMPGEVPVALASDSYTNMIDNSLIKVKDGIVMLDYDPIIIQGKNNE; encoded by the coding sequence ATGGCAAGTCAAACAGATGTTAAATTAAGAAAGATGCAAATTTATTGCATTTTTGTAAGAAATCATACTAAAAAAGGTACTTTAAAAGCAATTGAACCGGACTTGGATCGAATTAAGAGTTTGGGTACTGATTGCATTTGGTTGATGCCTATTTTTCCAATTGGTAAAAAAGACCGCAAAGGTAAGCTCGGTTCACCTTATTCAATCAAGGACTACCGTGCTATCGATCCAAAACTAGGAACATGGCAAGATTTTCTAGAGTTAGTAAAATCTATCCATGATCGTGGTATGAAAGTTATGTTGGATATTGTTTACAATCATACTTCTCGTGATTCAGTATTATTACAAGTACATCCAGAATGGTTCTTACATGACCATGAAGGTAATTTGTACAATAAGAATGAAGACTGGACAGATGTAGCTGAATTAGATTATTCTCACAAGGCTTTGTGGAATTATCAAATCGAAACTCTTAAACGTTATGCCAAAATCGTTGATGGTTTCAGATGCGATGTTGCTCCACAAGTACCAATCGAATTCTGGAAGGAAGCCCGCAAAGAAGTTGCTAAGGTTAACCCTAAGACCATTTGGTTAGCTGAATCTACTGGTCCTGATTATATTAAGACATTGAATGCCAAAGGGTATCACGTTTCTTCGGATGCAGAATTATACAGTGCCTTTGACATGACTTACGATTATGATATTGACCAGACTTTCCGTAAATATGTTAAGGGTGACTTGCCTTTAAAGAAGTATGTTGAAGCTTTGAATACTCAAGGAGTAATTTATCCTTCAAATTATATTAAGATGAGAGCTTTGGAGAATCATGATCAAGAAAGAGCTCATAGTCTCTTTATCAATGAAAATGATGTCTATAATTGGACAGCCTTTTCAGAATTTCAGAAAGGTTCAACTTTAGTTTATGCTGGTCAAGAGTATGGATTTAAACACACACCAAGTCTTTTTGATAAAGATAAATTGGACTGGGATGATAAGAAGATGAACCTCAGTTCTTTGATTTTCAAGATGCATCAGATGAGTCAGAGTGATATTCAAGTGTCAGGAACTTATAAGATTACTGCTCTAGAAAATGATATCGTTGAAGTAACTTATAAGATGGGAGACATTATCAGAATTGGTATCTTCACTCTTAAAGGGATGCCAGGAGAGGTTCCTGTAGCTTTGGCAAGCGACAGTTACACTAACATGATTGACAATTCCTTGATCAAAGTTAAGGATGGAATCGTGATGTTAGACTATGATCCAATTATCATTCAAGGTAAAAATAACGAATAA
- a CDS encoding glycoside hydrolase family 13 protein, translating to MNWYDQAIIYQIYPKSFQDTNDDGIGDIQGIIKHLGYIKDMGFNTIWLNPIFVSPQIDNGYDVSNYFAIDPILGDTSDFSEMMTKAHELGLHIILDLPINHTSDQHPWFQDALNNPHSIFRDYYIWHPAVDGHEPNNWGSFFGGSVWEKNPTNPNEYYFHLFDKKMPDLNWKNPEVQKSIADIAKFWLEKGVDGFRLDAFIHIAKANFEQNSLDSSTKFPIDDQFYAKLPAVKDYMSGFVREIKKIKPDVFLFGEASSAQARDAAEYTRPDEHVCDVVVNSDNYGEVYDDSNPDIPKFFQDRKLSLDSLKKTYVTWESILDHVSLPTLTWGNHDISRVLDRLNLPVHDDKITKLLATMLFLQRGIPVIYYGEEIGMHGLKYQKVADFTDQRAVDLINNLRHKSFTDDQILRLLNNQDEMTARGPMQWNSTKYRGFSEERPWNWAKVDSNCVDQEIADPNSIMNFYRELLKIKKHDCFTSGDYCLLITAPNIYAYQRKTADNQGLVVANFSDKKVNFTLPEGVWEKVLANESSEVKDGIVKLGAWGCCAFESN from the coding sequence ATGAATTGGTATGATCAAGCAATAATTTATCAAATCTATCCTAAGAGTTTTCAAGATACTAATGATGATGGTATTGGTGACATACAGGGGATTATCAAACATTTAGGTTACATTAAAGATATGGGATTTAATACCATTTGGTTGAATCCAATTTTTGTCTCACCACAGATTGATAATGGTTATGATGTTTCTAATTATTTTGCCATCGATCCAATTTTGGGGGATACAAGTGATTTTTCGGAAATGATGACTAAGGCTCATGAATTGGGACTTCATATTATTTTAGATTTGCCAATCAACCATACGTCCGACCAACATCCATGGTTTCAAGATGCTTTAAATAATCCACATAGTATTTTTCGAGATTACTATATTTGGCATCCAGCTGTTGACGGACATGAGCCCAACAATTGGGGATCATTCTTTGGTGGTAGCGTTTGGGAGAAGAATCCAACCAATCCAAACGAGTATTATTTTCATCTTTTCGATAAAAAAATGCCTGATTTGAATTGGAAAAATCCAGAGGTTCAAAAGTCAATCGCTGATATTGCTAAGTTTTGGCTCGAAAAGGGCGTTGACGGATTTCGTTTGGATGCCTTCATTCATATCGCTAAGGCAAATTTTGAACAGAACTCGTTGGATAGTAGTACTAAATTTCCAATTGATGACCAATTCTATGCTAAGTTGCCCGCAGTAAAAGACTATATGTCAGGTTTTGTTAGAGAAATCAAAAAAATTAAGCCAGATGTATTCTTGTTTGGTGAAGCGTCATCTGCCCAGGCTCGTGATGCTGCTGAATACACACGACCAGATGAGCACGTTTGTGATGTGGTCGTTAATTCAGATAATTATGGTGAAGTTTATGATGATAGTAATCCGGATATACCTAAGTTTTTCCAAGATCGAAAGTTATCGCTTGATAGTTTGAAAAAAACTTATGTAACTTGGGAAAGTATTTTGGATCATGTCAGTTTGCCAACTTTAACATGGGGCAATCATGATATTAGTCGAGTTTTGGATCGACTGAACTTGCCAGTGCATGATGATAAAATTACCAAATTATTAGCAACAATGCTATTTTTACAACGTGGAATACCAGTAATTTACTATGGTGAAGAAATCGGTATGCACGGATTGAAGTATCAAAAGGTTGCAGATTTCACTGATCAAAGAGCAGTAGATCTGATTAATAATTTGCGCCACAAGTCGTTTACTGATGACCAGATTTTACGACTGTTGAATAATCAAGATGAGATGACAGCTCGAGGTCCAATGCAGTGGAATTCAACGAAGTATCGAGGCTTTTCTGAAGAAAGACCTTGGAATTGGGCCAAAGTTGATTCCAATTGTGTCGATCAAGAGATTGCTGATCCCAATAGTATTATGAATTTTTATAGAGAACTTTTAAAAATAAAAAAGCATGACTGTTTTACTAGTGGCGATTATTGTTTACTAATTACTGCCCCAAATATTTATGCTTATCAACGAAAGACAGCTGATAATCAAGGTTTAGTTGTAGCTAATTTTTCTGATAAGAAAGTCAACTTTACTTTGCCAGAAGGTGTTTGGGAAAAAGTGTTAGCTAACGAATCTAGTGAGGTTAAGGATGGAATCGTCAAACTAGGTGCATGGGGTTGTTGTGCTTTTGAATCTAATTAG
- a CDS encoding LacI family DNA-binding transcriptional regulator — protein sequence MTTLVDVAKKANVSKMTVSRVINHPDKVTDELKALVYEAMRELDYHPNMIAKALVDKSTRIIKLCILEDIDTTEPYYMNLMIGIAKTLDLHQYSLQLVTRKNFDIGNCDGYIITGMRQQDVDWIKNLKKPVIIFGENRYGFDFVDTNNKAGLYKLAELALQKGYEKLVYIGIDSKESFEYSREAGYLQQVQERRMLPELHRFDNHSHLAEEFIESNWKKIKPNTAFLCASDRLAIGILRGIVRSGGKVPEDFGVTGFDGVFLNQVASPKITTIKQSIIEMGSACGENLLDKIETKESQGALVFEPKISFGGTLRD from the coding sequence ATGACTACTTTAGTTGATGTTGCAAAGAAAGCCAACGTTTCAAAGATGACTGTGTCTCGAGTTATCAATCATCCAGACAAAGTTACCGATGAATTGAAGGCGTTAGTTTATGAAGCCATGCGTGAATTGGATTATCATCCAAATATGATTGCTAAAGCGTTGGTGGATAAAAGTACAAGAATTATCAAGCTATGTATTTTGGAAGATATCGATACAACTGAACCGTACTACATGAATTTAATGATTGGTATAGCTAAAACTTTAGATTTACACCAGTATTCATTGCAATTGGTTACTCGCAAGAACTTTGACATTGGTAATTGTGACGGTTATATTATCACTGGGATGCGTCAACAAGACGTTGACTGGATCAAGAATTTAAAAAAGCCGGTCATTATTTTTGGTGAAAATCGTTATGGATTTGATTTTGTGGATACTAACAATAAGGCTGGTCTTTATAAATTAGCAGAGTTAGCTTTGCAAAAAGGCTATGAGAAACTAGTTTATATTGGAATCGACAGTAAGGAATCATTTGAATATTCTCGAGAAGCTGGTTATTTACAACAAGTCCAAGAGCGTCGGATGCTTCCAGAATTGCATCGATTCGATAACCATAGCCATTTGGCAGAAGAATTTATCGAATCTAATTGGAAGAAAATCAAACCCAACACTGCCTTTTTATGTGCCTCAGATCGTTTGGCCATTGGTATTCTACGGGGAATCGTACGTTCTGGTGGCAAAGTTCCAGAGGATTTTGGCGTAACTGGTTTTGATGGTGTCTTTTTGAATCAAGTGGCTTCGCCAAAAATTACGACGATTAAACAATCGATAATTGAAATGGGGAGTGCTTGTGGTGAGAACTTACTAGATAAAATTGAAACTAAAGAAAGCCAAGGAGCTTTAGTCTTTGAACCCAAGATTAGTTTTGGCGGTACTCTTAGGGATTAA
- a CDS encoding glycosyltransferase family 2 protein, with amino-acid sequence MIIYLIAITIFIIQCAIMYFIYFKDHKLFKSEMAAAYHVNNNLDQFFYFLLVPCLNEEKVIQNTLQNLLNLAGQKEIIVIDDDSDDQTVQKIKAMSGPISTVERKLPNARTGKGDSLNNAMSLVHKIIKQRHLDPKKCIVGVIDADGILSANCIYKLNNAFEDENVDAVQLRVKMKQPTTVLQTFQDIEFYTINHLIQLIRGKMHAVALCGNGQFFRYKTVTQRMGIQPWGNALLEDFELTLKFELNGLRIKYLDDAYVDQEALLNFKALVRQRSRWAQGGLDCWKYLFRVTKSPIMSNAQKFDTYFFLTQPLLNVLADFSIIYLTIKYVIYAIGNPSFFVISLFFLIIIGSIFGMIFTLIYLHELRITQKADIAIEESDMLNLDMKIGKFLLTVGLLSYIYVVLFLSLMKSIYSKIRGNTHWVKTKRN; translated from the coding sequence ATGATTATTTACTTGATTGCAATTACTATCTTTATTATCCAATGCGCAATTATGTATTTTATTTATTTCAAAGATCACAAGCTATTTAAATCAGAAATGGCAGCCGCCTATCATGTAAATAATAATCTAGATCAATTCTTTTATTTCTTACTTGTACCTTGTTTAAATGAAGAAAAAGTTATCCAAAATACTTTACAAAATTTGCTAAACTTAGCTGGTCAAAAAGAAATCATTGTCATTGATGATGATTCAGATGATCAAACCGTTCAAAAAATTAAAGCAATGTCAGGACCTATTAGTACAGTGGAAAGAAAATTACCCAACGCTAGAACTGGTAAAGGTGATTCTTTGAACAATGCGATGTCTTTAGTACACAAAATAATTAAACAAAGACATCTTGATCCGAAAAAATGTATTGTTGGTGTCATCGACGCCGATGGAATTTTAAGTGCTAATTGTATTTACAAATTAAACAATGCCTTTGAAGATGAAAACGTCGATGCTGTTCAATTAAGAGTCAAAATGAAACAACCGACGACCGTTTTACAAACTTTTCAAGATATCGAATTTTACACGATCAATCACTTGATTCAACTGATCCGTGGCAAAATGCATGCGGTCGCTCTCTGTGGCAACGGACAATTTTTCAGATATAAAACCGTTACCCAAAGAATGGGAATTCAACCTTGGGGCAATGCCTTACTGGAAGATTTCGAACTTACTTTGAAATTCGAATTAAATGGTTTGAGAATCAAATATTTAGACGATGCTTATGTTGACCAAGAAGCCTTATTAAATTTTAAGGCTTTAGTCAGACAAAGATCACGTTGGGCTCAAGGCGGATTAGATTGTTGGAAATATCTATTTCGAGTCACAAAGTCACCTATCATGTCCAATGCACAAAAATTTGATACTTATTTCTTTTTAACTCAACCATTATTAAATGTCTTAGCTGATTTCAGTATTATTTATTTGACGATAAAGTACGTCATTTATGCGATTGGAAATCCAAGTTTCTTCGTTATTTCCCTATTCTTCTTAATCATAATCGGTTCAATTTTTGGAATGATCTTCACTTTGATTTATCTTCACGAGCTGAGGATAACTCAAAAAGCTGATATTGCTATTGAAGAAAGTGACATGTTGAATTTGGATATGAAAATTGGCAAATTTTTATTGACTGTTGGTTTGTTATCTTATATCTATGTTGTTTTATTTTTGAGTCTGATGAAGTCTATTTATTCTAAAATCCGTGGCAACACTCACTGGGTTAAAACTAAACGCAACTAA
- a CDS encoding restriction endonuclease subunit S has protein sequence MMKLTDRKWKTFNAFGENGLFDIHTTSSSIDKNKLIAGGANVVPYVTRSGGSNGVSGFVSAANYEYGSDNGGSITVGLDTQTAFYQPYKFVTGQNVHVITGKQLTPLVIQFLLPLLRSQMTAKFNWGGNGATLSRMERLQIMLPVDDNDQPDYQFMSSYVRERLDQKQRAYLDYAHAQLAKLGDIQPVAAIDSVDWEPFTIGNLFSKLVGGKGKGLVHLHQVSSGGIEYLGATNRNNGVLCRVALDDTSKLMVQPGNCIGFIKNGDGAAGYAIYKKESFISTTDVIYGYADWLNLYTGLFFVGSQDLIKPKYGHGYKRNAKHLHVDRVMLPASSDGTPDFDYMEQYVKNKMIQKYNDYLQYINGRLQI, from the coding sequence ATGATGAAACTGACTGATCGAAAATGGAAAACGTTTAATGCGTTTGGTGAGAATGGACTGTTTGACATTCATACAACGTCAAGTAGTATTGACAAGAATAAGCTGATTGCTGGTGGTGCTAATGTAGTTCCTTATGTGACCCGTTCTGGTGGTAGCAATGGTGTTTCTGGCTTTGTTAGTGCTGCTAATTATGAATATGGATCAGATAATGGTGGAAGTATAACCGTTGGCTTGGATACGCAAACAGCATTTTATCAACCTTATAAGTTTGTTACTGGACAGAACGTTCATGTTATTACTGGTAAGCAATTGACACCGTTGGTGATCCAATTCCTGTTGCCATTGCTTCGTTCTCAAATGACTGCTAAATTTAACTGGGGCGGCAATGGTGCTACATTGTCACGTATGGAACGACTGCAAATTATGCTACCAGTTGACGATAACGACCAACCGGATTATCAATTTATGTCTAGTTATGTTAGAGAACGATTGGACCAAAAGCAGCGGGCTTATTTGGATTATGCTCATGCCCAATTAGCAAAGTTAGGTGATATTCAACCAGTGGCGGCTATTGACTCTGTGGACTGGGAACCTTTTACCATTGGTAACTTGTTTTCTAAATTAGTTGGTGGTAAAGGGAAAGGCTTAGTTCATTTACACCAGGTTAGTTCTGGTGGCATTGAGTATTTGGGTGCAACTAATCGTAATAATGGTGTTTTGTGTCGTGTGGCATTAGATGATACATCTAAACTTATGGTTCAACCGGGAAATTGTATTGGCTTTATAAAAAATGGTGATGGTGCTGCTGGATATGCTATTTATAAGAAAGAATCATTCATATCAACAACCGATGTTATTTATGGATATGCTGATTGGCTGAACCTTTATACGGGTTTGTTCTTTGTTGGAAGCCAAGACTTGATTAAACCAAAGTATGGCCATGGTTATAAACGTAACGCTAAACATTTACATGTTGATCGAGTTATGCTGCCGGCTAGTTCTGATGGAACACCAGACTTTGATTATATGGAACAATACGTTAAGAACAAGATGATCCAGAAGTACAATGACTATTTACAATACATTAATGGTAGATTGCAAATTTAA